One genomic window of Salvelinus alpinus chromosome 17, SLU_Salpinus.1, whole genome shotgun sequence includes the following:
- the LOC139542437 gene encoding microtubule cross-linking factor 2-like, which produces MNSRDGDSPVPKQAHRGQRQPKAQKVFSMKKNRTPSSVQTKDAPGSSRSTGTIRRVVGKGNEIKSEKGTCTGNGVPSVTECQKNQSTLRKLSDARNASGDLSKDSDCVSGKLSSSDSSSEMSDCTEGFLTASEENQLSGDTLSPSSETGSSVRDEDANSDRLSGNALNSVSDMSTGGNPFTRKGISHDNSIMHSGRDGNHSPGCGGSLLPSLNVSVASLSYSELTGELVDETHEDLVRENDDLRSENEYLKDEMEELRCEMLEMRDLFLEDEVYQLQELRLQLEQANKMCRILQYRLRKAERRSLRVAQTGQVDGELVRSLEHDVKVAKSVSLRLHNELESVQKKNSRLEWENEALREMQQELEVAKQVLQAEMEKARESSLKRKNVRSPTNKTEKKLSSQDDSTDLKCQLHFAKEESALMCKKLAKMVSESEGMREELAKFRSAYGDVDAAAHSSEGATAKSPHTREAEVKVHLRLVEEEATLLSRRIVELEVENRGLRAEMSDMRDSGRIGGEEEEESLQEGVREHGDLPPAHVRDAEEGERGLTMEYIQFEEAARERQRRCVIKCSQEEVIEIQHRDQSQTERLGPLKQIPREGPVGGEREPLDNQQSDTCRGSVANALNAKDHEALLALRDHACLVTSAIQLLASPTQNGHSSPALSPHLPRAKSNPQGKAQPLALDPLMQGHLYEALELLKAMLLALIVRVESLVTPGGQLRVEGNSIAIPSLADQDTKNNTEVLAKHENGEGLCTVVLKEKVNRATQSDHLDSCMDPMMQLTLKMLWVLHQHCLRKGSGLEGKESRDPTTISMLHGLLQYLGTELQDSEDSIAGQDSKATWASDWNDLISKMECSTGKTRAQGYSVQPSHPMDTQSEMTETGNKIRPESSTFGSNKKNWCYLSHEAAQLDRGDPFKTWDHPIMPPSFRNLHLDQLSLDRSHTAPEKTVLRIYYSPLSARRVHLVHLRHSTNTDRNGTTSVISTRLSTSQSSLTPLCLRLSANLSDDMKEMTASLRQAVHSSSPERRKGRVIMSGGWTVDVATSGTQTQMHPQMVSVGLQTDGPYSIGAVRASPSRLSARAQQISTSLERLPGRTERPKSGSTSPKLYRRHSASASSISSSFPSSTTGFTTTMSNTTTPNSSTASSVTPGSERVLWGLSHRGPAGSTWARPTNPRAGPGLIHHSTINSELSSGGNTKPTSKPAGANRYGLVTEFLRKMSGRADKPAPASASGGGQKGKCSPTHKTLERGPSRPPAAPVHRNDSVTRIVNQRFMKQREEACRVHICPSQAHSQNQAVRKEPSLESNVTLEDRNYECSSSKSLSFCFARSSRSSTQRNALTPTKLQRHRYSSAVNGGGSGEPNSNCE; this is translated from the exons ATGAACAGCAGGGATGGTGACAGTCCCGTGCCAAAACAGGCGCACCGGGGACAAAGACAGCCCAAGGCGCAAAAGGTTTTCAGCATGAAGAAGAATCGAACGCCATCGAGTGTGCAAACCAAAGATGCCCCAGGCTCATCCAGGTCAACCGGGACTATACGGCGCGTCGTGGGCAAAGGGAATGAGATTAAATCGGAGAAAGGGACGTGTACAGGAAATGGCGTGCCATCCGTTACCGAGTGCCAAAAGAATCAAAGCACACTTAGGAAACTATCTGATGCCAGAAATGCTTCGGGGGATTTGAGCAAGGACTCAGATTGCGTCTCGGGGAAGCTATCATCCTCGGACAGCAGTTCTGAAATGTCTGACTGCACGGAGGGATTTCTGACTGCATCAGAGGAAAACCAACTTTCTGGGGACACTCTGTCTCCAAGCAGCGAGACTGGATCAAGTGTTCGAGACGAAGATGCAAATAGTGACAGGTTGAGTGGGAATGCTCTAAACAGTGTATCCGATATGAGCACTGGAGGCAACCCATTCACACGGAAAGGCATATCACATGACAATTCCATCATGCATTCTGGTAGGGATGGAAACCATTCTCCTGGATGTGGAGGGTCTCTTCTTCCTTCGCTGAATGTCAGCGTAGCATCCCTGTCTTATTCAGAACTGACCGGGGAGCTCGTGGACGAGACGCACGAGGATCTTGTCAGAGAAAACGACGACTTGAGATCAGAAAATGAGTATTTGAAA GATGAGATGGAGGAGCTgcgctgtgagatgctggagatGCGGGACCTCTTCCTGGAGGATGAGGTGTATCAGCTGCAGGAGCTGCGGCTGCAGCTGGAGCAGGCCAATAAGATGTGTCGCATCCTGCAGTACCGCCTCCGAAAGGCCGAGCGACGCAGCCTCAGGGTGGCCCAGACTGGCCAAGTGGACGGGGAACTAGTCCGCTCTCTGGAACACGACGTCAAG GTAGCAAAGAGTGTATCCCTCCGCCTACACAATGAGTTGGAGTCAGTGCAGAAGAAGAACTCCCGGCTAGAGTGGGAGAATGAGGCACTGCGGGAGATGCAGCAGGAGCTGGAGGTGGcgaagcaagttctgcaggccgAGATGGAGAAAGCCAGAGAG AGTTCTTTGAAGAGAAAAAATGTCAGATCACCAACCAACAAGACTGAGAAGAAGCTGTCGTCTCAG GATGACAGTACTGATCTAAAGTGCCAGCTCCACTTCGCAAAGGAGGAATCAGCTCTCATGTGCAAGAAGCTGGCCAAGATGGTGTCGGAGAGTGAGGGCATGCGTGAGGAACTGGCAAAGTTCCGCTCAGCCTACGGAGACGTAGACGCTGCTGCCCACTCCTCTGAGGGTGCCACTGCTAAGTCCCCGCACACCAGGGAGGCAGAGGTCAAGGTTCACCTGCGGCTGGTGGAGGAGGAAGCAACGCTCTTGAGCCGCCGTATCgtagagctggaggtggagaaccGTGGCCTCCGGGCGGAGATGAGCGACATGAGGGATAGTGGAagaataggaggagaggaggaagaggagtcacTGCAGGAAGGTGTCAGGGAACATGGGGATTTACCACCAGCCCATGTTAGGGATGCAGAGGAAGGTGAAAGGGGTTTGACAATGGAGTACATCCAGTTTGAGGAGGCggcgagggagagacagaggagatgcgTGATTAAGTGTTCTCAGGAGGAGGTGATTGAAATACAGCATAGAGACCAATCCCAGACGGAGAGGCTGGGTCCCCTCAAACAGATCCCTCGAGAGGGGCCTGTAGGTGGGGAACGGGAGCCCCTGGACAACCAGCAGAGTGATACATGCAGAGGCAGTGTTGCCAATGCCTTGAATGCAAAAGATCATGAGGCCCTCCTTGCCTTGCGAGATCATGCCTGCCTTGTGACTTCAGCTATCCAGCTTCTTGCCTCACCAACCCAAAATGGCCACAGCTCCCCTGCCTTATCTCCCCACCTCCCCCGGGCAAAGTCTAACCCTCAGGGTAAAGCCCAGCCTCTGGCTCTGGACCCACTCATGCAAGGCCACCTGTATGAGGCTCTGGAGCTTCTGAAGGCCATGCTGTTGGCCTTAATTGTGAGGGTGGAGAGCCTGGTGACACCAGGAGGACAGTTGAGGGTTGAAGGGAATTCCATCGCCATCCCCTCCCTGGCTGATCAGGACACAAAGAACAACACAGAGGTCTTAGCCAAGCATGAAAATGGCGAAGGCCTGTGCACAGTAGTGCTGAAGGAGAAAGTGAACCGGGCAACACAGTCAGACCACCTCGACAGCTGCATGGACCCCATGATGCAGCTGACCTTAAAGATGCTCTGGGTCCTCCATCAGCACTGTCTGAGGAAGGGATCTGGCCTTGAGGGCAAGGAG AGCAGAGATCCTACGACCATATCTATGCTACACGGGCTGTTGCAGTATTTGGGTACAGAGCTGCAGGACTCAGAGGACAGTATAGCAGGACAGGATTCCAAGGCCACATGGGCATCAGACTGGAACGACTTAATCTCCAAG ATGGAGTGCAGCACTGGTAAGACTAGGGCACAGGGTTATTCAGTCCAGCCAAGTCACCCTATGGACACACAGAGTGAGATGACTGAG ACAGGAAATAAGATCAGACCAGAAAGTTCTACATTTGGGTCCAATAAGAAGAACTGGTGCTATCTCAGCCATGAGGCAGCTCAGTTGGACAGAGGGGACCCGTTTAAGACCTGGGACCATCCCATCATGCCCCCTAGCTTCCGCAATCTGCACTTGGACCAGTTGTCCCTGGACAGGAGCCACACTGCCCCAGAGAAGACCGTCCTCCGCATCTACTACAGTCCCCTATCTGCAAGGAGAGTCCATCTGGTTCATCTGAGGCACAGCACCAACACTGATAGAAATGGTACTACTAGTGTAATCTCCACCAGGCTTAGTACATCCCAAAGCTCTCTCACTCCCCTATGTCTGAGGCTCTCCGCTAATTTGAGCGACGACATGAAGGAGATGACAGCTAGCTTACGACAGGCAGTTCACTCCAGTTCgccagagaggaggaaggggagggtgaTCATGAGTGGGGGGTGGACGGTGGATGTGGCCACCTCAGGGACTCAGACCCAGATGCACCCACAGATGGTGAGTGTGGGTCTACAGACGGATGGGCCCTACAGTATAGGTGCAGTGAGAGCCTCCCCTTCACGGCTTTCTGCCCGTGCTCAACAGATTTCTACTTCCCTGGAGAGGCTCCCAGGTAGGACAGAAAGGCCCAAGTCTGGCTCCACCTCCCCAAAACTGTATCGCAGACACTCTGCCTCTGCatcttccatctcctcctctttcccttctTCCACAACTGgtttcaccaccaccatgtccaACACCACAACCCCCAACTCCTCCACCgcctcctctgtcactcctggcAGTGAGCGTGTTTTATGGGGCTTGTCCCATCGTGGTCCAGCTGGGTCGACATGGGCCCGCCCCACCAATCCCAGAGCCGGTCCAGGGCTTATCCACCACAGTACAATAAACAGTGAGTTGAGCAGTGGTGGAAACACTAAACCCACCAGCAAACCTGCTGGAGCCAACCGGTACGGCCTAGTCACTGAGTTCCTACGCAAAATGAGTGGTCGGGCAGACAAGCCAGCCCCAGCATCAGCATCAGGCGGGGGCCAGAAGGGGAAATGCAGTCCAACTCATAAAACTCTAGAGCGAGGGCCCTCTCGTCCCCCTGCTGCACCAGTACACAGGAACGACAGTGTCACCAGGATTGTGAACCAGAGGTTCATGAAGCAGAGAGAGGAAGCATGCCGGGTCCATATATGCCCCAGTCAGGCCCACAGTCAGAACCAGGCTGTCAGAAAAGAACCGAGCCTGGAGAGTAACGTGACACTGGAG gaTAGGAACTATGAATGTAGCAGTTCCAAGTCCTTGTCCTTCTGCTTCGCCCGATCATCTCGCTCCTCCACCCAACGAAACGCCTTGACCCCGACCAAGCTACAGCGACATAGATACTCCTCTGCTGTAAACGGTGGTGGGTCAGGAGAGCCCAACTCCAACTGTGAATGA